In Bacteroidota bacterium, the DNA window AACTCTCCGTGACTTAGTGGTTATAAAAACGCTGAAATGCCTAGATCCTCAAATCAAACTTTCTCCATCCTATAACCAGTATCCCGTTATAACCCCTTTTTACTACTTGCGAAACTTCAATTAAATATATAATGAATCAACAGGAACATCATAAAAGAGAAACATTCAGAGAAGAATATCTTGGAATGTTAAAAAGATTTGAAATAGAATACGATGAACAATATTTATTTGAATGGATAGAAGACCAATAGGCCGCCGCTATGCGGCTTGTTATTGTATTCAACTTTAAGTGCTACAAAGAGGTCGCCGCTATGCGGCTTTACGTTATTCTTTATGTACCTAGTCCAATCCCTGTATCCATTGGGGTGAAACAGTAAGTTTCTCTGCCTTAGCCTACGCTCAAGCACCTTAAATTATAGACAGGATTAACCTGTTCAATTTCTACAGATTATTAGGGCAACCTGTAATCATGTAAATCATGTTAATCATGTAATCCTGTCAAAAAATACATTTACCACAAAGACACTAAGGGCACAAAGAATACAAGTTTCCTTTGTAAACCTTGTGTAATCCTTGTGTCCTTGTGGTAAGGTGATTGGATTGATTTCATTTTTCGCTGGCTGAGCCTAGACTAAGCTACTTCTCTGCATATACCGTAATGCTAAAAATCCCTGTTCCCATTTTTCTGAACTGCTCCAACTCCTCAGGGGAAATGTATTTCAGGAAAATTTCATCCGGAACAGGAGTGGCTTTTTCTTTTTGTATTTTAATGTTTTTCAGTCCTTTATCCTTCATTATTTGAACATATAGTTCCAATTGTATGGCACCTGAAACGCAACCGGCATATAGCTCGGCTTCCTGCTGAATTTTTTCAGGTAACTTACCTTTGATCACTATATCCGAAACGGAAAGATGCCCGCCAGGCTTTAAAACCCTGAAGATTTCCCCGAAAGCCTTGTCCTTATCCGGTACCAGGTTCAACACGCAGTTGCTGATCACCACATCGGCCAGGTTGTCCGATACAGGCATATTTTCTATATCCCCCTGGCGGAATTCCACATTGTTGAATCCCAGTTTCTCTGCGTTTTTCCTGGCTTTGTCTATCATAGCTTCCGTGAAATCGATGCCCAGCACTTTGCCTTTTTCTCCGACTATTGCCCTGGCTACGAAACAATCATTGCCCGCACCCGACCCCAGGTCAATTACGGTGTCTCCTTCCTTAATTTGCGCATATTCGGTAGGAATGCCGCAACCTAAACCCAAATCAGCCTCAGGGTTATATCCTTTTATTTTCTTGTAATTTTCACTGAAGATAGCATAATCAACCCCTGAACAACAACCCGTTGCCCCGCAACAGGAGGATTCGTTCTGAGCCTTGGATTGCATGGCAATCTGGCTGTACTTCTCTTTTACAATTTCTTTTGCATTTTTCATGATCCTACAGAGTTTATGTTAATTTAAAATAAAAATTTATTGACAACAAGGTGACGGACTATTATTATTCTCTGTTTCCCAGAAATCACCAAATAGTTGCCTGGCCTTTTCCCAGTTTTCCCAATCAATGCAATAATTCACCCTGGGAGGGGCAATACTTCCGCGGATAAGCCCGGCATCCTTCAGTTCGGCCAGGTGCTGGGAAACCGTTGCTTTGGCTATGGGCAATTCCTTATGTATATCGCCGAAACAACAAGCATCCAGCGATGCAAGGTATTTCAGGATGGCAATGCGTGCCGGATGCCCCAGGGCTTTGGCAAAACGGGCCAGGATGATTTCTTCGTCCCGGTAATCTGTACTTTTTGTGTATGCCATAATTCAATTATTTGTTTGTTGTTCGCAAAAATACGAACAATTTTTCAGTTATATTATTTTTTTAGAAAATATTAATAGATATTTTTGACTAACTGAATTCTTAAAATATTTAACTACTAAACCGCTTGATTTGAATTTTCTGTTAAATATTTAATTTTGAGCATATTAAAACCTAACTTTAAATGAATAAATGTACTTTTACTTTACTCTTTTTACTGGCTAATTGGGTAGTTTTCGGCCATGCGAAAAGAACGGACGAAGGCTCCCTGCCAATAAACAGGGCTAAAATCAATTCCTTCACTTTCATTGAAGGAACCGGATTGGCAAAGAAGACTTTAATATCTTCAACGGAAAGGCAAGATCTCCTGAATGATATCTGTTTGCCTTCGGTCACTTATATGCTTTCCAATACTCAGAATGATCTATTCGTTGAACCCTTTATCAAAAGATGGAGACCTTATGAACAATATGTCAGGTTTGAGGGTACTAAATTTTCAAGGAGATTACAAAGAGTGGCATCGGTTTCTTCTCCTTCTGAGGGTGAAAAAATCACAGCAACCCTTTATGATGGCAACACGGAAGACTTTAGTATTATTAAAAGGGATACAACGATCATCCGGGTGGGTGAAAAGGGCACAGGCACCGATTCGGTCAGGGCCCAGGTTTTAGGAGACAGTTATACGCAGGGCGCCTTTTATAAAGACGCACTGATTACCAAAGGCTATGTTCCCTTGTTGGATCTTGTCGGCTTAAGAAAATGTGATGGCAACAGTACGGCATATTATGATGAAGGAAGAGGAGGAGCAACCTTAAATACTTATTTCACGGTCAGCACCGGAAAAACAATTCATTATAATCCATTTTTCCAACCCTCCGGAAATTTCAGGTATTGGGGAGCCACTGGTTTCTGGAAAATGGCTTGTACGCATCCAACCTCCGGGACCAATACATTTAACGAGTTTTATAACTGTGGATTTTACAGAGAATCGGCTTTAAGCAAATTTGATGCCCGCACGGGCCTGCTGGCTAAACCCAGGGAAGGAGATATCATGTATGATAATGACCAAAATACCTACATTATTTTTTCCGGGGCTAAATGGAGAAAAACCAATTATTCGGTTTATACCTGGGCTTTTCAATATGACAAATATTTATCGATGTGGAATCTGAAATGCCCGGATTTTTTGTTTGTCATGTTAGGACTTAATGACTTCAGGAGAAATATACAGGCAGACTTTACCGCCTGGAATCAGAAAATGGAACTGATGGCCAAATCATTCCTGGAATCCAATCCTGATGGCAAATTTGTACTATGTACCCCTGCATCCACCTGTGGCCAGATGGACAATGCAGCAGGAGATTTTACCGTATATCAAAACGCTGCGATGTGGAGGGCAAGAAAAAATATAATTGATCATTTTGATAACAGGGAGCAGGATAAAATCTATATAGTGGATGTGGCTACCCGGATTGATAA includes these proteins:
- a CDS encoding arsenite methyltransferase, which codes for MKNAKEIVKEKYSQIAMQSKAQNESSCCGATGCCSGVDYAIFSENYKKIKGYNPEADLGLGCGIPTEYAQIKEGDTVIDLGSGAGNDCFVARAIVGEKGKVLGIDFTEAMIDKARKNAEKLGFNNVEFRQGDIENMPVSDNLADVVISNCVLNLVPDKDKAFGEIFRVLKPGGHLSVSDIVIKGKLPEKIQQEAELYAGCVSGAIQLELYVQIMKDKGLKNIKIQKEKATPVPDEIFLKYISPEELEQFRKMGTGIFSITVYAEK
- a CDS encoding SGNH/GDSL hydrolase family protein, with product MNKCTFTLLFLLANWVVFGHAKRTDEGSLPINRAKINSFTFIEGTGLAKKTLISSTERQDLLNDICLPSVTYMLSNTQNDLFVEPFIKRWRPYEQYVRFEGTKFSRRLQRVASVSSPSEGEKITATLYDGNTEDFSIIKRDTTIIRVGEKGTGTDSVRAQVLGDSYTQGAFYKDALITKGYVPLLDLVGLRKCDGNSTAYYDEGRGGATLNTYFTVSTGKTIHYNPFFQPSGNFRYWGATGFWKMACTHPTSGTNTFNEFYNCGFYRESALSKFDARTGLLAKPREGDIMYDNDQNTYIIFSGAKWRKTNYSVYTWAFQYDKYLSMWNLKCPDFLFVMLGLNDFRRNIQADFTAWNQKMELMAKSFLESNPDGKFVLCTPASTCGQMDNAAGDFTVYQNAAMWRARKNIIDHFDNREQDKIYIVDVATRIDNEYGYEYTSDSTYTKPYEGYRGEAKLAVQTGNPHPYLNYPSMGIPLAAFIQYYRGSLPHKTKKLIPGRTK
- a CDS encoding metalloregulator ArsR/SmtB family transcription factor: MAYTKSTDYRDEEIILARFAKALGHPARIAILKYLASLDACCFGDIHKELPIAKATVSQHLAELKDAGLIRGSIAPPRVNYCIDWENWEKARQLFGDFWETENNNSPSPCCQ